The DNA sequence AACTCCGCTTTTGCCGCGGATGGAACTATTACTATTAATGGTCAGATCACTGATACTACTTGTACAATTTCTGTTGACGGTGGTAATACCGATGCAACGGTAACATTACCGACAGTCTCAGTTTCCTCACTGGCTACTACGGGAGCAACAGCTGGGGCAACACCATTCAGTATTTCACTGTCTGGCTGTGCAGGTGTGGCTTTAAATACCGCAAGCACTTATTTTGAACCTGGCACTTATGTTGATAGTCAGACTGGTCGCCTGAATATTCATACTGCCGCTCCTGATGCCGCGGGTAATGTACAGGTGCAATTATTGAACGCCGAGCGTGATGCTATTGTTGTCGGTGCTTCAGTCGCGAATGGTCAGAATGACATCCCGGTAGATATCACCTCGGGTAGCGGTGTTCTTAATTACTATGCTCAGTATTATGCAACCGATGCTTCTACTGCGGGCTCAGTAACCACTCAGGTTGATTACACTATGGTTTATGAGTAATTGATTTTTAGGAGTAAAAGCATTTGCTTTTACTCCTTTCAATGATGAGGTTCTTTGATGCTTAAAAAAATATCCCACTGTTTTATTTTAATTGTATCTTTTTTTATGTCTGTTGAAGCTTTGGCAGATGTCGCTATTAATGGAACAAGAATTGTTTTCAATGAAAAAGACAAAGAATCCATTGTGCAATTAAAAAATAATGGCAAGAATCCTTATCTACTTCAGTTATGGATTGATGATGGCAACCCTAAATCCAGACCAGGTGAGGTAAAGGTGCCCTTTATGATCACCCCGCCTGTTGTTCGTATTGACCCTGATAAGGGGCAGGCAGTTAGAGTCATGTTTACTGGGGAAAATCTTCCGAATGATAGGGAAACTTTGTTCTGGTTTAATATGCTGGAGATCCCGCCAAAGCCCACAAAGATGATTGAAGCAGGTTCTAATATCATGCAACTGGCATTTCGTACCAGGATAAAATTATTTTATCGTCCTGCTAATCTCGAATATAGCGTACTAGAATCGTATAAAAAACTAATATTTAAGAGAAACGGTAATACTTTAAATATAAAAAATAACTCTCCCTATTATATTACATTTAGGAGTATAGATTTTCGCAGGAAAAAAGATTCGGCGATAGCTGCCGCTGTTGAGCATTTTCCTCAACGAATGATTGCACCTAAAGGAGAAATAAATCTCCAGTTAGTAACGAAGAAATCAGAACGGCTGGACGGTCTCACTCTATTTTACAGTGTGATCAACGATTATGGAGGAGAAACAAGAAATGAGCAGTCGCTGCAAACTAAATAAAATACACTCACCTTCAGTCTGTTTAAACCGGATAGCACAGTTTGTTATTTTATCAGTTATTATTCCTCAGGCAGTGGTAGCACGACAAAATGATGAGGTTTTTTTTAACAGAGAATTTTTGCGATCGGCTATTGATGTTAGTGCTTATACTCAGGGAAACCCGGTTGCTAGCGGAAATTATACTGTCGATCTTTATGTTAATGAAAAATGGAAAGGTCGTGTTGATGTTAAATTCGCCAAAGACGACCCACAGTCAGCGGTAGCTAAACCTTGTTTTAATATCAAGTTAGTATCCATTGCTGGAATTGATTTGAATAAGATTAAATCTGAAACAATAGAAAGATTAAAGAAAGATGATGCGTGTGTACATACTGAAGATATTTATCAGGACCTTATAACGAAATTTGATGTGGCTACTCAGCGTATTAATGTACAGTCTCCTCAGATCTATTTATTACGCTATGCTCGAGGCTATGTCAGCCCTGAACTCTGGGATCATGGGATTTCGGCGGCAATGCTGCAATATGATTATAATGCCTACCATTCTGATATGTCCGGCGCTGATTCTCTTTCGACCCAATACCTTGGGCTCAGAGGGGGAATAAATTGGGATGTTTGGCGCCTGCGTTATCGCGGCTCATTCAACTGGAGTGAAGGAAAAAATTGGGGCTATGATAACGCCAATATTTATGTTGAACGCGCTATCATTCCATTACGCAGTAAATTGGTTATGGGTGAGTCATCAACCGAGGGACAGGTCTTCGATAGTGTTGGATTCCGCGGTGTAATGATCGCCTCTGATGATCGTATGTATATGGATTCACAACGTGGTTATGCCCCTGTAATTAATGGCATAGCCAACACGAATGCTCTCATTCGCATTAGCCAGAGAGGCATGCGAATTTATGAGACAACTGTGCCACCTGGCCCCTTCACTATTGATGACCTATATCCTACAGGCACAGGTGGTGATTTGCTGGTCACAATAAAAGAGGCAGATGGAAGCGAACGTAGCTTCACTGTAACTTATGCTTCAATTGCTGAACTGTTACGTCCGGGAATTACTCGCTATACCTTGATGGGCGGGCGCTATCATAATACATCTGTAAATGAAGAACCTTACATCATGATGGGAACTCTTCGTCATGGATTTTCTAATCTCATTACAGGTTATTCTGGTGTACTGGGTGGTGAGGATTACCAGTCGATTGCGGGAGGAGGAGCACTAAATACCTCTTTTGGCGCTATTTCAGCGGATATCACTCATGCACGTAGTACCTTTAGCGATGACCGTAAGCGAGAAGGTCAGAGTATTCGCTTCTCTTTCGCTAAAATATTGCCAGTGGTGAATACTAACGTTACGCTTGCGAGTTATCGTTATTCTAGTTCAGGTTATTATAGTATTGATGACGCGATGATAATGCGTGATGGTCAGCAGCGTAACTATAGTTGGTTCAACGATACTATTAACCGTAAGAACCGTATACAAATTAGCGCAACGCAAGCTATAAGTGATGCCTGGGGGAGCCTTAATTTAAGCGCAAGTACTCAGGATTATTGGAACAGAAGTGGCCAAGATACGGAATATCAGTTTGGCTATACAAATGCATTCAAGTATTTCAATCTGAATATAAATGGTAGTAGAACACGCGATCTGATGAAGGATAAGTGGGATAATAAGATTGCGATTGGAATTTCCTTACCACTTGGTGAAAGTAGTCGTTCGGCTTATCTCAATTCGACTTATATTCAAGAACGCGATCACCAGGGAATTCAAAACTCTATTGCCGGAACCACAGGCAATAATAGGCAGTTTACTTATAATGCATTTAGTAATGTTGACCATTATAAGCAAAATGGTACTAAAAAAACCGGGGGACTAGGCGGTAACTGGACATCGCCATGGAGTAGTATTGGCGCTAATGTTTCAGCCGGAAGTGGTTATCAGCAGTATGGAATGAACTTATCTGGTGGTGTCGTAGCGTGGCAAAATGGGATTGTACTCACTCCTGTAATGGGCGATACAGTAGCAATTATTGAGGCTGATGTAGCTGCTGGGGCAAGAATAGCTAATAACAATAGCCTGAGTTTAAATCGCTACGGTAAGGCAGCGGTACCATATTTAACGCCGTATCGTCAGAATACTATTGAACTCGACCCGAAAGGCTTATCGAATGATGTTTCGCTCGAAGTGACCAGCCAGAATATCGTGCCAACGGCAGGGGCTGTAGTATTGATGAAGTATAAGACCGATGTCGGTCATTCTCTTCTTCTTACATTAAGTCACCCTTCAGAGGAATTACCGTTTGGCTCTGCGATCATGGATGAAAACAATCGTCCTGTCGGCTATGTCACACAAGGCGGGGAGGCTTTCGTTAGAGTTAAAAATGAAACTGGAAAACTCCATGTAATATGGGGAGAAAA is a window from the Klebsiella oxytoca genome containing:
- a CDS encoding fimbria/pilus outer membrane usher protein — encoded protein: MSSRCKLNKIHSPSVCLNRIAQFVILSVIIPQAVVARQNDEVFFNREFLRSAIDVSAYTQGNPVASGNYTVDLYVNEKWKGRVDVKFAKDDPQSAVAKPCFNIKLVSIAGIDLNKIKSETIERLKKDDACVHTEDIYQDLITKFDVATQRINVQSPQIYLLRYARGYVSPELWDHGISAAMLQYDYNAYHSDMSGADSLSTQYLGLRGGINWDVWRLRYRGSFNWSEGKNWGYDNANIYVERAIIPLRSKLVMGESSTEGQVFDSVGFRGVMIASDDRMYMDSQRGYAPVINGIANTNALIRISQRGMRIYETTVPPGPFTIDDLYPTGTGGDLLVTIKEADGSERSFTVTYASIAELLRPGITRYTLMGGRYHNTSVNEEPYIMMGTLRHGFSNLITGYSGVLGGEDYQSIAGGGALNTSFGAISADITHARSTFSDDRKREGQSIRFSFAKILPVVNTNVTLASYRYSSSGYYSIDDAMIMRDGQQRNYSWFNDTINRKNRIQISATQAISDAWGSLNLSASTQDYWNRSGQDTEYQFGYTNAFKYFNLNINGSRTRDLMKDKWDNKIAIGISLPLGESSRSAYLNSTYIQERDHQGIQNSIAGTTGNNRQFTYNAFSNVDHYKQNGTKKTGGLGGNWTSPWSSIGANVSAGSGYQQYGMNLSGGVVAWQNGIVLTPVMGDTVAIIEADVAAGARIANNNSLSLNRYGKAAVPYLTPYRQNTIELDPKGLSNDVSLEVTSQNIVPTAGAVVLMKYKTDVGHSLLLTLSHPSEELPFGSAIMDENNRPVGYVTQGGEAFVRVKNETGKLHVIWGEKGQQTCSFAYALPAKSVGTGVGLPQAHAVCQ
- a CDS encoding fimbrial protein yields the protein MRNNKYAISAFALALSAVVTNSAFAADGTITINGQITDTTCTISVDGGNTDATVTLPTVSVSSLATTGATAGATPFSISLSGCAGVALNTASTYFEPGTYVDSQTGRLNIHTAAPDAAGNVQVQLLNAERDAIVVGASVANGQNDIPVDITSGSGVLNYYAQYYATDASTAGSVTTQVDYTMVYE
- a CDS encoding molecular chaperone → MLKKISHCFILIVSFFMSVEALADVAINGTRIVFNEKDKESIVQLKNNGKNPYLLQLWIDDGNPKSRPGEVKVPFMITPPVVRIDPDKGQAVRVMFTGENLPNDRETLFWFNMLEIPPKPTKMIEAGSNIMQLAFRTRIKLFYRPANLEYSVLESYKKLIFKRNGNTLNIKNNSPYYITFRSIDFRRKKDSAIAAAVEHFPQRMIAPKGEINLQLVTKKSERLDGLTLFYSVINDYGGETRNEQSLQTK